A single region of the Gorilla gorilla gorilla isolate KB3781 chromosome 1, NHGRI_mGorGor1-v2.1_pri, whole genome shotgun sequence genome encodes:
- the CCDC185 gene encoding coiled-coil domain-containing protein 185, with the protein MAGFSHFSQPPYWDLWEPPRPGGERESTQRLGGQRSGADSTACSRAGTPGAESEAGECWLHPHCSFTPRPRRRRCSDSLRGSRSLSDVARRPLERSRKRRPRSRRLEHAWGETGTKPRAAWQPQTQLPPQRPQPCPHYPLAQGDSPPPYPGGAGTPLSGTFRVEKAQGGDQWAVPLGRHLGRWSTSSVPSERSSVPSQKFRRHSACVCAQKRDSSNQVESLASRDSQPLASSKDMRSPHTQVLKSKLEEVVVSSQDQQIVALVLTRLKKAQRMRELQQQSAKAWEELKRSDQKVQMTLERERRLLLQQSQEQWQEKEQRKTLQSPEQRGRRRDSQRKNVPPGESRWKEQPEDQESLRQEKLEKVRAQAEHRKQCQVRRLREQEKMLRSLREQHSLQLQRRLVEACRKRHLHAVEGQKKVQDTNLSSLINYQARKVLMDCQAKAEELLRQLSLEQSFQRSQEIHQGLMKERQRELREKAQKEEEQSQQARWRAGESEEQRKMRKRILVELADEKIRQARSRVHKTTRDKVQHLRELNHLREKNHHILKLKAEKEEKCHIEGIKEAIKKKEQRVQHISQGKDPNFQEFQKLPQASRREERAPPNSSLDQMVLEAQLRACQQNRGY; encoded by the coding sequence ATGGCAGGCTTCAGCCACTTCTCCCAGCCGCCCTACTGGGACCTCTGGGAACCCCCGCGGCCCGGCGGAGAACGAGAGTCCACGCAGCGGCTGGGCGGGCAGAGGTCCGGAGCCGACTCCACCGCGTGCTCCCGGGCCGGGACTCCGGGTGCGGAGAGCGAAGCTGGGGAGTGCTGGCTGCACCCGCACTGTTCGTTCACCCCGCGGCCTCGCAGGCGCCGGTGCTCAGACTCACTGCGGGGCAGCCGAAGCCTGAGCGATGTGGCCCGCAGGCCCCTGGAACGCTCCAGGAAGCGCCGGCCCCGCAGCAGGCGCCTGGAACATGCCTGGGGAGAGACAGGAACCAAGCCCCGCGCAGCTTGGCAGCCGCAGACCCAGCTGCCACCCCAGCGGCCGCAGCCCTGCCCGCATTACCCTCTGGCCCAGGGAGACTCGCCCCCGCCTTACCCCGGAGGAGCTGGCACTCCCCTGAGTGGCACATTCAGGGTAGAAAAGGCACAGGGTGGAGACCAGTGGGCAGTGCCACTCGGCAGACATCTAGGTCGCTGGTCCACTTCCTCAGTTCCCTCGGAGCGGTCTTCTGTGCCCTCGCAAAAGTTCAGGAGGCACTCAGCCTGCGTGTGCGCCCAGAAGAGAGACAGCAGCAACCAGGTTGAGTCATTAGCCAGCCGGGACTCCCAGCCCTTGGCCTCCAGCAAAGACATGCGGAGCCCGCACACCCAGGTCCTGAAGAGCAAGCTGGAAGAGGTGGTGGTGTCTTCCCAGGACCAGCAGATTGTGGCCCTGGTGCTGACCCGTCTCAAGAAGGCCCAGAGGATGCGGGAGCTGCAGCAGCAGTCGGCTAAGGCCTGGGAGGAGCTGAAGCGCTCGGATCAGAAGGTCCAGATGACCCTGGAGCGGGAGCGCCGGCTGCTGCTGCAgcagagccaggagcagtggcaggAGAAGGAGCAGCGCAAGACCCTCCAGAGCCCTGAGCAGCGCGGCCGGCGGCGGGACAGCCAGAGGAAGAACGTGCCCCCGGGGGAAAGCCGGTGGAAGGAGCAACCAGAGGACCAGGAGAGCCTGCGCCAGGAGAAGCTGGAAAAGGTGCGCGCCCAGGCAGAGCACCGAAAGCAGTGCCAAGTGCGGCGCCTGCGGGAGCAGGAGAAGATGCTACGGAGCCTCCGGGAGCAGCACAGCCTGCAGCTGCAGAGGAGGCTGGTGGAAGCCTGTCGCAAGAGGCACTTACATGCCGTGGAGGGCCAGAAGAAGGTCCAGGACACCAACCTGAGCTCCCTCATCAATTACCAGGCCCGGAAGGTCCTCATGGACTGCCAGGCCAAGGCTGAGGAGCTCCTTAGGCAGCTGTCCCTGGAACAAAGTTTCCAGCGGTCCCAGGAGATACACCAGGGCCTGATGAAGGAGCGGCAACGCGAGCTGAGGGAGAAGGCCCAGAAGGAGGAAGAGCAGTCGCAGCAGGCCAGGTGGCGCGCAGGGGAGTCAGAGGAACAGAGGAAGATGCGCAAAAGAATTCTGGTGGAGCTGGCGGATGAGAAGATCCGACAGGCCAGGAGTCGCGTGCACAAGACCACTAGGGACAAGGTGCAGCACCTCCGGGAGCTCAACCACCTGAGGGAGAAAAATCACCACATCCTGAAACTGAAAGCCGAGAAGGAGGAAAAGTGTCACATTGAGGGCATCAAGGAGGCCATCAAGAAAAAGGAGCAGAGGGTGCAGCACATTTCCCAAGGGAAAGACCCAAACTTCCAGGAGTTCCAGAAGCTCCCTCAGGCCtccaggagagaggagagagcgcCTCCCAACAGCTCCCTTGATCAGATGGTACTAGAGGCCCAGCTCCGTGCCTGTCAGCAGAACAGGGGTTACTGA